A single window of Streptomyces cathayae DNA harbors:
- a CDS encoding ATP-dependent DNA helicase UvrD2: MTAATPSPLFPRVPDSADAVLEGLDPEQREVATALHGPVCVLAGAGTGKTRAITHRIAYGVRAGILHPSSVLAVTFTNRAAGEMRGRLRQLGAAGVQARTFHSAALRQLQYFWPKAVGGSLPRLVDRKVQLVADAAAACRIRLDRGELRDVTAEIEWSKVTQTVPADYPPAAAKAAREAPRDPAEIAQLYAAYEDLKRERGVIDFEDVLLLTVAVLQDRRDIAEQVRAQYQHFVVDEYQDVSPLQQRLLELWLGDRENLCVVGDASQTIYSFTGATPDHLLDFRTRHPGATVVKLVRDYRSTPQVVHLANGLLAQARGRAADHRLELVSQRGPGPEPVFTEYPDEPAEAEGAARRIRELIDAGVRASGIAVLFRTNSQSETYEQALADASVPYQLRGAERFFDRPEVRKAGVALRGAARFGGNDSLLDDVVDLPSQVRAVLSGQGWTAQPPAGSGAVRERWESLAALVNLAQDFAAARPGATLADLVAELDERAGAQHAPTVEGVTLASLHSAKGLEWDVVFLVGVAEGMMPITYAKTDEQIEEERRLLYVGVTRARERLHVSWALSRSPGGRANRRASRFLDGLRSGSAAAVGRGGAGGVGGVERGVSGAAASPFAASGPRRGQRSPARCRVCGRTLTDAGEMKLMRCEDCPSDMDEGLYERLHDWRGEQARRSGQPAFCVFTDKTLMAIAEAVPEDAAGLARIPGVGMRKLGRYGTDVLAICAGGDGAHGKDQD, encoded by the coding sequence GTGACAGCAGCAACGCCCTCCCCTCTCTTCCCGCGGGTACCGGACTCGGCCGACGCGGTGCTCGAAGGGCTCGACCCCGAGCAGCGCGAGGTGGCCACCGCCCTGCACGGCCCGGTGTGTGTGCTGGCGGGCGCCGGTACCGGCAAGACCAGGGCGATCACCCACCGGATCGCCTACGGGGTGCGCGCCGGCATCCTCCATCCCTCCAGCGTGCTCGCCGTCACCTTCACCAACCGCGCCGCCGGGGAGATGCGCGGCCGGCTGCGCCAGCTCGGCGCCGCCGGGGTCCAGGCCCGCACCTTCCACTCGGCGGCGCTCCGCCAGCTCCAGTACTTCTGGCCGAAAGCGGTCGGTGGCTCCCTGCCCCGGCTGGTCGACCGGAAGGTCCAGCTCGTCGCCGACGCGGCCGCGGCCTGCCGCATCCGCCTCGACCGGGGCGAGCTGCGGGACGTCACCGCCGAGATCGAGTGGTCCAAGGTCACCCAGACCGTTCCCGCCGACTACCCGCCCGCCGCGGCCAAGGCCGCGCGTGAGGCGCCCCGCGACCCCGCCGAGATCGCGCAGCTCTACGCCGCCTACGAGGACCTCAAGCGGGAGCGCGGGGTCATCGACTTCGAGGACGTGCTGCTGCTCACCGTGGCCGTCCTGCAGGACCGGCGGGACATCGCCGAACAGGTCCGCGCCCAGTACCAGCACTTCGTCGTCGACGAGTACCAGGACGTCAGTCCGCTCCAGCAGCGGCTGCTGGAGCTCTGGCTCGGCGACCGGGAGAACCTGTGCGTGGTCGGTGACGCCAGCCAGACGATCTACTCGTTCACGGGCGCAACGCCCGACCACCTGCTCGACTTCCGCACCAGGCATCCCGGTGCCACCGTCGTGAAGCTGGTCCGTGACTACCGCTCCACCCCCCAGGTCGTCCACCTCGCCAACGGTCTGCTCGCCCAGGCGCGTGGCCGGGCCGCCGACCACCGGCTGGAACTGGTCTCCCAGCGCGGCCCGGGGCCCGAGCCGGTCTTCACCGAGTACCCCGACGAACCCGCTGAGGCCGAGGGCGCCGCGCGCCGGATCCGCGAACTGATCGACGCGGGTGTCCGGGCCAGCGGGATCGCCGTGCTGTTCCGCACGAACTCCCAGTCCGAGACCTACGAGCAGGCCCTCGCGGACGCCTCGGTGCCGTACCAGCTGCGTGGTGCCGAGCGTTTCTTCGACCGCCCGGAGGTGCGCAAGGCGGGCGTCGCCCTGCGTGGGGCGGCCCGTTTCGGCGGTAACGACAGTCTCCTCGACGACGTCGTCGACCTGCCCTCCCAGGTGCGTGCCGTGCTGTCCGGCCAGGGCTGGACGGCCCAGCCGCCGGCGGGCTCGGGTGCGGTGCGGGAGCGCTGGGAGTCGTTGGCGGCTCTGGTGAACCTCGCCCAGGACTTCGCCGCCGCCAGGCCGGGTGCGACCCTCGCCGACCTCGTCGCCGAGCTCGACGAGCGGGCCGGCGCCCAGCACGCGCCGACCGTGGAGGGCGTCACGCTCGCCTCGCTGCACTCGGCCAAGGGCCTCGAGTGGGACGTCGTCTTCCTGGTCGGTGTCGCCGAGGGGATGATGCCGATCACCTACGCAAAGACCGACGAGCAGATCGAGGAGGAGCGTCGGCTCCTTTATGTCGGTGTCACCCGGGCGCGTGAGCGTCTCCATGTCTCCTGGGCACTCTCCCGTTCGCCCGGCGGGAGGGCGAATCGCCGGGCCAGCCGCTTCCTCGACGGGTTGCGTTCCGGCTCGGCGGCCGCGGTCGGCCGGGGCGGTGCGGGAGGAGTGGGAGGTGTGGAGCGTGGTGTGTCCGGAGCGGCGGCCTCCCCCTTTGCGGCGTCGGGCCCCCGACGCGGGCAGCGCAGCCCTGCCCGGTGCCGGGTCTGCGGCCGCACCCTGACGGACGCGGGCGAGATGAAGCTGATGCGCTGTGAGGACTGCCCCTCGGACATGGACGAGGGCCTCTACGAGCGGCTGCACGACTGGCGCGGCGAGCAGGCGCGGCGCAGCGGACAGCCGGCCTTCTGCGTCTTCACGGACAAGACGCTGATGGCCATCGCCGAGGCGGTCCCCGAGGACGCGGCGGGGCTCGCCCGCATCCCCGGGGTGGGGATGCGCAAGCTGGGGCGCTACGGAACCGACGTACTGGCCATATGCGCAGGCGGGGACGGGGCGCATGGCAAGGATCAGGACTGA
- a CDS encoding mycoredoxin, whose product MPGTVTMYSTTWCGYCRRLKGQMDREGIAYTEINIEQDPDSAAFVEKANGGNQTVPTVLFPDGSTLTNPSLAQVKQKVGG is encoded by the coding sequence ATGCCGGGCACTGTGACGATGTACAGCACCACGTGGTGCGGTTACTGCCGCCGCCTGAAGGGCCAGATGGACCGCGAGGGCATCGCGTACACCGAGATCAACATCGAGCAGGACCCGGACTCCGCGGCCTTCGTGGAGAAGGCGAACGGGGGAAATCAGACAGTCCCGACCGTGCTCTTCCCGGACGGCTCGACGCTCACCAATCCGTCGTTGGCGCAGGTGAAGCAGAAGGTCGGCGGCTGA
- the nudC gene encoding NAD(+) diphosphatase, whose product MTTRTDHIADRPVSLTAPSGINRAAHHRLDEAWLAAAWSHPSTRCFVVSGGQVLIDETADGSTELVMTPSFEAPLTEAHRYFLGTDEDGVSYFALQKDVLPGRMDDSARPAGLREAGLFLSSRDAGLMVHAVALENWQRLHRFCSRCGERTVIAAAGHIRRCPACGAEHYPRTDPAVIMAVVDRQDRILLGRQVHWPEGRFSTLAGFVEPGEAIEQSVRREVHEEVGISVGEVEYIASQPWPFPSSLMLGFFARATSTDITVDGDEIHEARWFSREELGAAFESGEVLPPYGISIAARLIERWYGKPLPTRSAF is encoded by the coding sequence GTGACCACCAGGACCGACCACATCGCCGATCGCCCCGTCTCGCTCACCGCCCCGAGCGGCATCAACCGCGCCGCCCACCACCGGCTCGACGAAGCATGGCTCGCGGCAGCCTGGAGCCACCCCTCGACGCGCTGCTTCGTGGTCTCCGGCGGCCAGGTCCTCATCGACGAGACGGCGGACGGCAGCACCGAACTCGTCATGACACCCTCCTTCGAGGCGCCGCTCACCGAGGCACACCGCTACTTCCTCGGCACCGACGAGGACGGCGTCAGCTACTTCGCCCTCCAGAAGGACGTCCTGCCCGGCCGCATGGACGACTCCGCCCGCCCGGCCGGACTGCGCGAGGCGGGCCTGTTCCTGTCCTCACGCGACGCGGGCCTGATGGTGCACGCGGTCGCCCTGGAGAACTGGCAGCGCCTGCACCGCTTCTGCTCCCGCTGTGGCGAGCGCACCGTCATCGCCGCGGCCGGCCACATCCGCCGCTGCCCCGCCTGCGGCGCCGAGCACTATCCGCGCACCGACCCCGCCGTGATCATGGCCGTCGTCGACCGGCAGGACCGCATCCTGCTCGGCCGCCAGGTCCACTGGCCCGAGGGCCGCTTCTCGACCCTCGCCGGATTCGTCGAGCCGGGCGAGGCCATCGAGCAGTCGGTGCGCCGCGAGGTCCACGAGGAGGTCGGCATCAGCGTCGGCGAGGTCGAGTACATCGCCAGCCAGCCCTGGCCGTTCCCCTCCAGCCTCATGCTGGGCTTCTTCGCCCGTGCCACCTCGACCGACATCACCGTCGACGGCGACGAGATCCACGAGGCCCGCTGGTTCTCCCGGGAGGAACTGGGCGCCGCCTTCGAGTCCGGCGAGGTGCTCCCGCCCTACGGCATCTCGATCGCGGCCCGTCTGATCGAGCGCTGGTACGGCAAGCCCCTTCCGACCCGCAGCGCCTTCTGA
- a CDS encoding dipeptidase — translation MSQPVDSAVSAVRTYIEQHRAAFLDDLVEWLRIPSVSAQPDHAPDVRRSADWLAAKLTETGFPTAEVWPTPGAPAVYAEWPSADPGAPTVLVYGHHDVQPAAREDGWHSEPFEPVVRDNRLYARGAADDKGQVFFHTLGVRTHLATTGRTTPAVHLKLLIEGEEESGSPHFRALVEQHADRLAADAVIVSDTGMWSADTPTVCTGMRGLAECEIRLYGPDQDIHSGSFGGAVPNPATAVARLVAALHDEHARVAIPGFYDGVVELTDRERELFAELPFDEQQWLRTARSHGTHGESGFSTLERIWARPTAEVNGIGGGYQGPGSKTIIPSSATVKLSFRLVAGQDPDHIEKAVRDWTAGQIPEGIRCEITFRPATRPCLTPLDHPALESVARAMGRAFGTPVRFTREGGSGPAADLQDVLGAPVLFLGISIPSDGWHAPDEKVELDLLLKGAETTAHLWSDLAEHWRPVP, via the coding sequence ATGAGCCAGCCCGTTGACAGTGCCGTCAGCGCCGTCCGTACGTACATCGAGCAGCACCGCGCCGCCTTCCTCGACGACCTCGTCGAGTGGCTGCGCATCCCTTCGGTGTCGGCCCAGCCCGACCACGCACCCGACGTGCGCCGCAGCGCCGACTGGCTCGCCGCCAAACTCACCGAGACCGGCTTCCCGACCGCCGAGGTCTGGCCCACCCCGGGCGCCCCCGCCGTCTACGCCGAATGGCCCTCGGCCGACCCCGGGGCACCCACCGTGCTGGTCTACGGCCACCACGACGTGCAGCCCGCCGCCCGCGAGGACGGCTGGCACAGCGAGCCCTTCGAACCCGTCGTACGGGACAACCGCCTCTACGCGCGCGGGGCCGCCGACGACAAGGGCCAGGTGTTCTTCCACACCCTCGGTGTGCGGACCCACCTCGCCACCACCGGCCGCACCACCCCCGCCGTGCACCTGAAGCTGCTGATCGAGGGCGAGGAGGAATCCGGCTCACCCCACTTCCGGGCACTCGTCGAGCAGCACGCCGACCGGCTCGCCGCCGACGCGGTGATCGTCTCCGACACCGGCATGTGGTCCGCGGACACCCCCACCGTGTGCACCGGCATGCGCGGTCTCGCCGAGTGCGAGATCCGGCTGTACGGCCCGGACCAGGACATCCACTCCGGCTCCTTCGGCGGCGCGGTACCCAACCCGGCCACCGCCGTCGCCCGCCTGGTCGCCGCCCTGCACGACGAACACGCGCGCGTGGCGATCCCCGGCTTCTACGACGGCGTCGTCGAACTCACCGACCGCGAACGCGAGCTCTTCGCCGAGCTCCCCTTCGACGAACAGCAGTGGCTGCGCACCGCCAGGTCGCACGGCACCCACGGCGAGAGCGGATTCAGCACCCTGGAACGCATCTGGGCCCGCCCCACCGCCGAGGTCAACGGCATCGGCGGCGGTTACCAGGGCCCCGGCAGCAAGACGATCATCCCCTCCTCGGCGACGGTCAAACTCTCCTTCCGGCTGGTCGCCGGCCAGGACCCCGACCACATCGAGAAAGCCGTCCGCGACTGGACGGCGGGGCAGATCCCCGAGGGCATCCGCTGCGAGATCACCTTCCGCCCCGCCACCCGCCCGTGCCTGACCCCGCTCGACCACCCCGCCCTCGAGTCCGTGGCCCGCGCCATGGGCCGCGCCTTCGGCACACCCGTCCGCTTCACCCGCGAGGGCGGCTCCGGACCGGCCGCCGACCTCCAGGACGTGCTCGGCGCACCGGTGCTCTTCCTCGGCATCTCCATTCCGTCCGACGGATGGCACGCACCCGACGAGAAGGTCGAACTGGACCTCCTCCTCAAAGGCGCCGAGACCACCGCACACCTCTGGAGCGACCTCGCCGAGCACTGGCGGCCCGTGCCCTGA
- a CDS encoding ATP-dependent DNA helicase: MPAPLTDPDQLKELLGIPFTPEQTACIVAPPAPQVIVAGAGSGKTTVMAARVVWLVGTGQVAPEQVLGLTFTNKAAGELAERVRKALVKAGVTDPDPLDPDNPPGEPVISTYHAFAGRLLTDHGLRLGLEPTSRLLADATRYQLAARVLREAPGLYPALTRSFPDLVGDLLTLDGELSEHLVRPEDLRDHDTELLRTLENTRLTNADLRKVPEAAAARRELADLVLRYRAAKRERDLLDFGDQIALSARLARIPDVGRVLRDEFRVVLLDEYQDTSVAQRVLLAGLFGGGTGHPVTAVGDPCQAIYGWRGASVANLDDFPEHFARADGGPATRQSLSENRRSGGRLLDLANGLADPLRAMHAGVEALRPAPGAERDGTVRCALLHTHAEELDWIADSIAHLVRTGKAPGEIAVLCRTATDFAQIQGALVARDVPVEVVGLSGLLHLPEIADLVAVCEVLQDPGANASLVRLLTGPRWRIGPRDLALLGRRARLLVTHARVDGEDDPDRRLAAAVEGVDPAEVISLADALDTFLETPLDGPGDDGLPFSPDARVRFARLATELRDLRRSLADPLMDVLHRVLAVTGLEIELSASPHALAARRRETLSNFLDVAASFAAGDGEATLLAFLGFLRTAAQYEKGLDNALPGGENTVKVLTAHKSKGLEWDVVAVPGLVTGTFPSGQGREKWTAQGKVLPHGLRGDADTLPDVGSWDSRGLKAFHDAMKEHQHTEELRLGYVTFTRPRSLLLGSGHWWGPSQKKPRGPSAFLQALHDHCAAGHGEIEAWADAPAEGEENPALHRAAQDQAWPLPLDEDALARRRAAAETVLAHLESLAGDPDGHPTAVHAPGTYADPDWPPPPDDEHLPPEEGDPFTDDDSGDWDSWTTDRPTTDRPTTDGGPDDGGPDDGGPDDGRPDDGRPDGGRPVVPLRIPHQAPPPEPAPPRLTPEEARTVASWDRDLDALTGELLRARDSVTEVLLPASLTTSQLLRLAADPDGFAQELVRPMPRPPQPAARRGTRFHAWVESRFEELTLPMLEPDELPGSEAEIADEHDLAALKDAFERTEYARRTPYRVEAPFQLAIAGRVVRGRIDAVYRQATGEKAAGGEGDAGDGTTYEIVDWKTHRNRTADPLQLAVYRIAWAEQQGVPLGSVTAAFLYVRTGEVVRPDALPDREALERLLLEEPSGEIPHSEDTSAGR; the protein is encoded by the coding sequence GTGCCCGCACCTCTCACCGACCCCGATCAGCTCAAGGAACTCCTCGGCATCCCCTTCACCCCGGAGCAGACGGCCTGCATCGTCGCGCCGCCCGCCCCCCAGGTGATCGTGGCCGGAGCCGGCTCGGGCAAGACGACGGTGATGGCGGCGCGCGTGGTGTGGCTGGTCGGCACCGGCCAGGTCGCCCCGGAGCAGGTGCTCGGCCTCACCTTCACCAACAAGGCCGCCGGCGAACTCGCCGAACGCGTCCGCAAGGCACTGGTCAAGGCCGGCGTGACCGACCCCGACCCTCTCGACCCGGACAACCCGCCGGGCGAACCGGTGATCTCCACCTACCACGCCTTCGCGGGCCGCCTCCTGACCGACCACGGGCTGCGCCTCGGCCTCGAACCGACCTCCCGCCTCCTCGCCGACGCGACCCGCTACCAGCTCGCCGCGCGGGTGCTGCGCGAGGCTCCCGGCCTCTACCCGGCACTGACCCGCTCCTTCCCCGACCTGGTCGGCGACCTCCTCACCCTCGACGGCGAACTCTCCGAGCACCTCGTACGGCCCGAGGACCTGCGCGACCACGACACCGAACTGCTGCGCACCCTGGAGAACACCCGGCTCACCAACGCCGACCTGCGCAAAGTGCCCGAAGCGGCCGCCGCCCGGCGCGAACTGGCCGACCTCGTCCTGCGCTACCGGGCCGCCAAACGCGAACGCGACCTGCTCGACTTCGGCGACCAGATCGCCCTCTCGGCCCGGCTCGCCCGGATCCCCGACGTGGGCCGCGTCCTGCGCGACGAGTTCCGCGTGGTCCTCCTCGACGAGTACCAGGACACCTCGGTCGCCCAGCGCGTCCTGCTGGCCGGCCTGTTCGGCGGCGGCACCGGCCACCCGGTGACCGCCGTCGGCGACCCCTGCCAGGCGATCTACGGCTGGCGCGGCGCCTCCGTCGCCAACCTCGACGACTTCCCCGAGCACTTCGCCCGGGCCGACGGCGGCCCCGCCACCCGTCAGTCGCTCAGTGAGAACCGCCGCAGCGGCGGCCGCCTGCTGGACCTCGCCAACGGCCTCGCCGACCCCCTGCGGGCCATGCACGCCGGAGTGGAAGCCCTCCGCCCGGCCCCGGGAGCCGAACGCGACGGCACCGTCCGCTGCGCCCTGCTGCACACCCATGCCGAGGAACTCGACTGGATCGCCGACTCCATCGCCCACCTCGTACGCACCGGGAAGGCACCCGGCGAGATCGCCGTCCTGTGCCGCACGGCGACCGACTTCGCCCAGATCCAGGGCGCCCTCGTCGCCCGGGACGTCCCCGTGGAGGTCGTCGGCCTGTCCGGGCTGCTGCACCTGCCCGAGATCGCCGACCTGGTCGCCGTCTGCGAGGTCCTCCAGGACCCCGGGGCCAACGCCTCCCTGGTCCGCCTGCTGACCGGCCCGCGCTGGCGCATCGGACCCCGCGACCTCGCCCTGCTCGGCCGCCGTGCGCGACTGCTCGTGACCCACGCGCGCGTGGACGGCGAGGACGACCCCGACCGCCGTCTCGCCGCAGCCGTCGAAGGGGTCGACCCGGCCGAAGTGATCTCACTCGCCGACGCCCTCGACACGTTCCTGGAGACACCCCTGGACGGGCCGGGCGACGACGGGCTGCCCTTCTCACCGGACGCGCGCGTGCGGTTCGCCCGGCTGGCCACCGAACTGCGCGACCTGCGCCGCTCCCTGGCCGACCCGCTGATGGACGTCCTGCACCGCGTCCTCGCCGTCACCGGTCTGGAGATCGAACTGTCGGCGTCCCCGCACGCCCTCGCCGCCCGCCGCCGCGAGACCCTGTCCAACTTCCTCGACGTCGCCGCCTCCTTCGCCGCCGGGGACGGCGAGGCGACCCTGCTCGCCTTCCTCGGCTTCCTGCGCACCGCCGCCCAGTACGAGAAGGGCCTCGACAACGCGCTGCCGGGTGGCGAGAACACCGTCAAGGTCCTCACCGCCCACAAGTCCAAGGGCCTGGAGTGGGACGTGGTGGCCGTCCCCGGACTGGTCACCGGTACGTTCCCCAGCGGCCAGGGGCGCGAGAAGTGGACCGCACAGGGCAAGGTGCTGCCCCACGGACTGCGCGGCGACGCCGACACCCTGCCCGATGTCGGGTCCTGGGACTCCAGGGGCCTGAAGGCCTTCCACGACGCCATGAAGGAGCACCAGCACACCGAGGAGCTCCGCCTCGGCTACGTCACCTTCACCCGCCCCCGCTCGCTGCTGCTCGGCTCCGGCCACTGGTGGGGGCCCTCGCAGAAGAAACCGCGCGGGCCGTCCGCCTTCCTGCAGGCCCTCCACGACCACTGCGCCGCCGGACACGGCGAGATCGAGGCCTGGGCGGACGCGCCCGCCGAGGGCGAGGAGAACCCCGCCCTGCACCGGGCCGCCCAGGACCAGGCGTGGCCCCTCCCGCTGGACGAGGACGCCCTCGCCCGCCGCCGCGCCGCCGCCGAGACCGTCCTGGCCCACCTGGAAAGCCTCGCCGGCGACCCGGACGGCCACCCCACGGCCGTCCACGCTCCCGGCACGTACGCCGATCCGGACTGGCCCCCGCCGCCGGACGACGAGCACCTCCCGCCCGAGGAGGGCGACCCCTTCACGGACGACGACTCCGGCGACTGGGACTCCTGGACCACCGACCGCCCCACCACCGACCGCCCCACCACCGACGGCGGTCCCGACGACGGCGGTCCCGACGACGGCGGTCCCGACGACGGCCGTCCCGACGACGGCCGTCCGGACGGCGGCCGGCCCGTCGTCCCGCTCCGGATCCCGCACCAGGCGCCCCCTCCGGAGCCCGCCCCACCCCGGCTCACCCCCGAGGAAGCCCGCACCGTCGCCTCCTGGGACCGCGACCTCGACGCCCTCACCGGCGAACTGCTGCGCGCCCGCGACAGCGTCACCGAGGTCCTGCTGCCCGCGTCGCTGACCACGTCCCAGCTGCTGCGCCTGGCCGCCGACCCGGACGGCTTCGCCCAGGAACTGGTCCGCCCCATGCCCCGACCGCCGCAACCCGCCGCGCGCCGCGGCACCCGCTTCCACGCCTGGGTCGAGAGCCGCTTCGAAGAACTGACACTGCCCATGCTCGAACCCGACGAGCTTCCCGGCAGCGAAGCCGAGATCGCCGACGAACACGACCTCGCGGCCCTCAAGGACGCCTTCGAACGCACCGAGTACGCCCGCCGCACGCCCTACCGCGTGGAGGCTCCCTTCCAGCTGGCGATCGCCGGCCGCGTCGTACGCGGCCGCATCGACGCCGTCTACCGGCAGGCCACCGGAGAGAAGGCCGCCGGAGGGGAGGGAGACGCCGGCGACGGGACGACGTACGAGATCGTCGACTGGAAGACCCACCGCAACCGCACCGCCGACCCCCTCCAGCTCGCCGTCTACCGGATCGCCTGGGCCGAGCAGCAGGGCGTCCCCCTGGGGTCGGTCACCGCCGCCTTCCTGTACGTACGCACCGGCGAGGTCGTACGCCCCGACGCGCTGCCGGACCGCGAGGCGCTGGAGCGGCTGCTGCTGGAGGAACCGTCCGGTGAGATACCGCACTCCGAGGACACCTCCGCGGGCCGATAG